The sequence GAAAGATCGTCTGGACCGAGCCTTTGCCGTAGCTGCGCTCACCGAACAGCAGCGCCCGGTGGCGGTCCTGCAACGCCCCGGCGACGACCTCCGCCGCGGACGTCGTGCCGCTGTCGATCAGCACTGCCAATGGCAGGTCCCGCGCCACGTCGTCGTCCGTGCCCCCAGAATAATGCTGCACGTCCGACACACGGCCCCGGGTGGACACGATATCCACCGCTCCGAGGAAGGCATCGGCGACCCTCACGCCTTGTTCGAACAGGCCACCGGGGTTATCCCGCAGATCCAGCACGAGGCCGGCCAGTTCGCTGTCAGTCTGGCCCTTCATCGCGTCGAACGCTTCGTGGACGAGGCGGCTGGTTTGCTCGTTGAAGTGGGTGATCCGGATGTAAGCGACGCCATCCTCTAGTCGGTGAAGGACTGGCTCAGAACGGACGATGGTCCGTGTTACGGACACGAGCAAGGGAACATCGTTGCCTGGGCGCCGCAGCAGCAACGTCACGCTGCCGCCGGACGGGCCACGCACGGTCATCACCGCCTCGTGCAGGCTCAACCCATTCACCTCGCGGTCATCGATCCGAGCGATCAGGTCGCCAGCCCGCACCCCGGCGCGGGCCGCGGGTGTGTTTACGTCGGCGCTGACGACGCGGAGCAGGCCACTCCTATCATCCGGTGTGACCACCATTCCCAAGCCCGGAAACTCGCCGTGCATCTGATCGCGAATGTCGCGGACGTGCTCGGTATCGAGAAGGCCCGAATATGGGTCGAGAGAGGCCAGCATGGCCTCGATGGCGCTCTCGGTCAGAGCCCGTTCGCCGGCGGTCCGATCGTCCTGCTGCTTCTTCCGCAGTCCTGCCACCGCCGTGTCGACCAACCGCTCTGGATCGGCAGGCTTCAGATGCGACGATAGCACGTGCTGCAGCACATCGGCGAAGAGGACGTAGTTGGGGTCGGACGTCGTGGGAGGCAGGGCACTTGGTCGCATCGTGGCAAAGGCGACCCTATACCTCTCGAGCGCAGCGTCAGTGCGATCACGCTCGGTGGGAAGCATCGCGCACGCGGCTTCGAAGCCCATCGCCAGCAGCAAAAAGGGCGTCACCAGCCTCAGAGCCCGACATCTTGATTGCCGTGGCGATGCCCGGCGTGCGGCGTGGAGGGCCGGGGAGTCTCGACGGTGTTCGATCATGGTTCGATCATGGAAAGCGGACCATTTTGCTCGGTGTCGCCAATGCGCGGCCGCCAGTGTTCCGGAGGCCGTGGCCCGGAGTTTTGGGGAGATCCTGAGGGGGGATCCTGAGTGCCGCGCGTGTTGGCGACGGTGAGACCGGGTCCGGCAGTGAACCGTACGGGGGCATTGAACCGCACGGGCCGTCCGTTTCAGAAGTAGCAAGAGGGTTGGCGGCCGGCGCTACGGTAACGCTGTGATACGGTAACACGGCGTCCATTCCTGCACACTATGCGCTGGGCCAAGCGCTTCGTGTCACGTCCGGAGACGGAGGACAAGCCATAGGCCGATGATGACGGCTCTATAGCCGTCGTGTTGAAAATCGCCACCGCGGACCGGCCGCCATCGGCCGGAGGGCTGCTGATCCACGCTGCGCGGCCTGCCTCCAGATCCTGCCGCAAAACAGGAAATGGGAGCGTGGAAGGACATCTCCGCCAGGGCAAAGGCCTCATTGGCGCCACCCCGGCCATCGGCGACGGCCATATGAAGATCGGCGGTGGCATTCTCGGGTTGGGCTAGAAAGCGGTTGGCCAGAAGCACGCCGGCCAGAAGCACCGCGGCTTCGGACCGTCCGTCTGGTCATTCCGATGCCTCCGAAAACGGCAGCGTTACGAGCCTTTGGCCCTAGTAGCCGGGCGGTGGTGCCACGGTGACATAGGACACAGTTCCATTGATGTAGGTGCGGTTGTACCAGGTGCCGCCGCAGCCGTAATAGCTCACGCTCCCCGCGGTCACGACCGTCGGCGCGCACGGGAGCACGGTCACATTGGTCGGTGCCGCCGTCGCTGCCCCGGCGATGTAGCCGGCCGTCGCTCCAATCGCCGCACCGGCGAAAGCCCAACCCCAATCGTCGTCCCAATCATCGTAATAGTGGTGATGGTCCCAATTGTTCGCTATGTTCTGCGCTGCATAGGATCGGGCTTCGGTGCGTTCAGTCTGCCCCTGTTGGCGGGCTTCGGTGCGCTCCGTCTGTCCTTCCTGACGCTGCGCCTGCCGCTCCGTCCGTTCCTGCTGGTTGGTTGCGCGCGTGTCCGCTCGCGTCTGGGCGCGTGCCTGCTGCGTCTCGTTGCGCTGCGCGGACCGCTCGGTAACGCCCCCTTGGCGGGAGGCGGTCTGCGCCGTGGCGCTCCGCTGCGAGGACCGCTCGGTCGCCCCGGCCTGACGAGCCCCCGCCGCTGCGCCGCCGACACCACCCGCCGATCTCTGGGCGGAAAAACCGCCGCCCGATGCGACCCCGGGGCGGGCATAGCCTCCGCCCGCGGAAGGTCGTTGCGCAGAAAAGCTGCCGCTCGCCGCTGGGCCGGATCGGGAAAAGCCGCCGCCTCCTGCTCCACGAGAAAAGCCGCCGCCTCCGCCTCGGCCGCCACCGCGGGCCCCACGCGCCACGGCGTCCGCGACGGAGGCGACGACCAGAAGAAAGGCTGTGCCAATGGCGAGAACAGATCGTGTGTAGCCCACCGTCATTTTGCCGCCTCCCCTGCGCTGCTGGAACGTTCCGGCTTATCGTTGAACGGGGTGTCCGTCGCCGGTGCGTGGTCGCCCGCGGCCTTGCGGACGCGCACCAGGAAGGGAATGCGCTGCGTCCCTTCCGGTGGTTGGAAGGCAAGCTGCGCCGGCGACAAGTCGGGGTTCAAGACCCAGTCCGTGAGGTCGGCGCGGTACTGCGGCTCGCCCTCGTCGTTCTTGTAGGTGATGGTGATCCGCTGCGGCAGCGGCGGGCCTTCGGCGGCGACCCAGACCTGGAAGTCCACCTCCTCGGTCTGCCCGGCCACATGGTCCGTCGGCACTGGCGTCAGCGTGTCCCGCTCCACATAGTCCAGCGCCTGGATGCGCTGATCCAGCTCCGCCGGCAGCGTCGTGACCAACAGCAGCGCCAGCGGCAGCCTGACCTGGAGGTTCTGGACGAGGTAACGCACCGCGTCGTCCACGCTGCCGGGCCGGTCCAACTGGCCGTAGACGTTCTGTCCGGGATCGAACACGGTCAGCGCCTTGCCGTCGAAGGTCACCTGACGCCGTATCCCGTCGCTCTGCTGGGACTCCACCCGCAGGGCGTCGGGACGGTTCAGCGTCACGGTGCGGCGTTCGCCGAACTCGATCTTCTCCCCCGTGTCCTGCACCACGTCGTAGTTGGACCGGATCGTCACGCTGAAGCCCTTGGCCTGGGCCAGCGTATCGGCCATCCGTTTCAGGATGTCCATGGTGTGCTGGTCGATGACCGGTTCATCATCCGCGTCCGGCTCCTCGGCCTGGACGGCCTCGTCCAGGGGGGGAGCGCCAGCGGGCGGCTCTCCGGCCGCCAGCACGGGGCCGGCCAGAAGGAGCAGGCAAAGAAGCGGACCAGACAAGCGCAGGAGCGTTCTCATGGGACACCACCGATCAGTCGATGACGTTGTAGCCGCCGTCGATGTAGACGACTTGGCCAGTGATCGGATGCGCCGCGTCGCTGGCCAGGAATGCGGCGCTGGGCTCGATCTCGTCCACGGTGACGAGCCGGTGGGTGGGCGCGCACCCCGCGGTGCGCCGCAGCAACTCGTCGAAACGGTCGAATCATGTTGTAGTGCTCAACCACCTGCTCCGCCCCGTAGAAACTGACTGTCAGCAGGCAGCCGCCATTCGGCATGAGCGGCTCGGCTAGCTTCGCCATGCGGATGAAGGAATGGCAGGACACCTCCATTGCCAGCGAAAAATCCCACCTTGGTGCAGTCGACCACACGCACATGCAAATCTTCCTGCGGCGCGAAGGCGATGGAGTGCAGAAGGAAATCCAGCCGGCCCCAGCGGTCCCGAATAGCCTCGAACACGCGCTCCAGATCGCCATCCCGACACACGTCACAGAGCAGGATGAGGCCGGCGCCGAGCCGCTCAGCAAGTGGGTGCACGTGCGGCTCGGCCTTTTCGTTCAGGTAGGTAATCTCGAGGTCCGCACCGAGCTCTCGAAACGCCATGGCACAGCCGGAGGCGATGCTCTGGTCGTTGGCGATTCCGGCCACGAGACCGCGTTTGCCGTCGAGCGTGAGTTTTGTGTGAAGGGTTTCGTCTACACCGGTTGACAGGCGTAAGCTTCGCGTCGATGGGTCAACGTGCGACATCCGCGAATCCCCTGCGTGCCGCGATGCTACGTACCGCGTACGCCTCTGTTCGGCCCGTGCTGCTGCGAAGTTTGCTGATCGGCGTCCGCGCGAGCGGTCCTTTGAGACACCGCCCGTGCGGTCACGGTCGTGAATCACCGCTACTGCGAGCTTGATCCCGACATGGCGGCCGGAGGCCCCTCTAGCGCGATCGCGATGCCCGACGGCGCGAGCGTAAGTTGGAGCCCCTGGTTTTTCGATGTCGCCCGGATGACGACACCGTGCTGGTTTTCCATCGCGGCCCCCGCGGCACCACCAGCGACCGTTGCGCCCACGGCGGCGGCCATGTAATTGCCCGGGAAATCCTCAACCTTCTTGAGATTGTAGACGTTGCCGGTGGCCTCCACCGACGAGGCACCAACATTGACGACGCTGAAGCCATTCGCCGTGAACGGATAGTCTTTTCCCTGGAAGTGGAGAACGCCGTGTCCCCAGCTGTAGCCGACGCCAAGCGCGACACTGCCTCCGGAAAAGTCGATGGTCGCGTCCGGTTTTTCAGATTGCGCTCCGCTGGACGGCGACGTGTTGGAGGGCTGCTGCGCTGACGCGCCACTGCCGAGAAGCAACAGTGTTGCGGCGAACACGGTGACTGCGATCCTTGGCCTAAGCACTGGTCATTCTCCCGCGTTGGATGGTCGAGCTCGGAATCCGGTGCGCCTGCCCCATCGATGCGCAGAACCCCGAGTCGAGCAGCACCGCAGGCAATCCGCATCAGGCGGCACAATCACTGGTCCCTACGAAGGCGTTTCTGGAGATGGGTGGATCAGGGCAGGCTTGGCACGGTCACCGCGGCAACCACGGCGGCTGAAACCATACCCGCCCGTAATGCCCATCGGTTGGGCGGATGGTCACGGTCGTCATGATGGTCCGCTCCTGATGATCGGCCCTGAAGTGCTAATAGAAGCCATTGAGCCTCAACCACAAGAGCTGTTGAAAGTAGCAACCGGCCCTCTACGCACGTGTTACGGTAACCTCCACAGCGCCTGTGGGGTGTTGCAATAAATTGACTGAGGACTCTGGAAAATGAAACAGGGCAGATACCGTAACAGGATACGGTAAAAGTGATGATATTCAAACTACAACCGTATAAGGTCAGAAATCTATCTATTGGCAATTACCTTAATATATCTTATTGATATCTATTTTATTGTTAATAATTTCGACCAGGCGCCGCTGTTGAGTGTACGACAACACGTCACTGAGTGGCTCGGCGCGCGCCGTTTGTTGGTTTGGTGGATTGCCTGCATATCATTGCGCAACATCGACTCTCGTGCATTGAGCACCGGTACGGTATGTTGATCAATACCGGCATCATGCTCACCGCAACCAAGTGCTGAAGCCCGATTCTCACGCCGCGTTGATGGTTGCCACAAGGATGGCTTGCTGGCGGGAAAAGTGCCAGGAAAGTACCTCCATTACGAATTCTTCGGCGACGGCTCTGGACAGTGAGAGACGCTCGGCATTGCCATGGCCGTGGATGCGTCGTTGGGGCTGCTCTCCCGTGTCTCTCATCCAGCGACCGAGACAACGCGATCCCAAGGAGGAAATCATGCCATTGCGCCCAGCTTGGCTTAGAATTTACGCAGCGGCCATTGTCGGCGGCACCGGCTTGGTGTCGGTGGCCATATCGACTCCGGTGGTGGCGCAATCACGCCCCGTCCTATCAAACGTGGTACCCGCGGACGCGGCCGTGACGATCCACGCCAAGATCAAGGCGATTGACCCAGCCAAGCGGCACGTCATGCTCGAGGAACGTACGGGCAAGCCGGTCACCGTCTTGGCCGCTCCCGATGTCCGGCTTGAGATGCTGAAGGTCGGCGACACCGTAAATGTGGATTATTACCGCTCCGTGGCCTTCGTGATCTCGCTGCCCGGCAGCCCCGTACCGGAGGATGCGATCAAGCAGGCGATCACGCGGCCGGTCGAGGCGCCGGGCGGCGTTGGAATCCAGGTGACGCGGGTCAGCGGGCTGGTGGTCGGTATCGATGTGGAAGCGCACAGCCTTGATCTCGTTAACCCGCAGGGAGGTGAGATCTATACCATCAACGTGACCGATCCCGAGCGTCAAGCAGCGCTTCCCGCGCTGAAGGTCGGCGACACCATCACCGCCACTGTCAGCGAGGCCCTGGCCGTTGCCATCACCCCGGCACCGAAGAGCCTATTCTAACGCTGGACTGTACGCGCACCGACACGGCTGGAGCAACGGGGAGTGCGCGACCACTCCGAGACTGCTGCTGCTGATCGGTCGTCGCGCTCGGCGACGCCGAGCCTTGCACCCTCGCCCGGAACCTGCTGGCACCTCGGGGCACCCTAGTTGCGGCCATTCTTTTCTGAAAGGCAGTGTGAAACAGCCATGCGACGCATCTTCCTAATTCAGGTCACAGCCGCCTTGGCCCTCGTGGCAACGGCGGCCACCGCGCAAGCCCCGTGGGATCGCGCCCCCGCCGATGCCCGAACGACAGCGCTGACCGACACGGACCGGCCGCAGGTCACTTTGGTGGAAAGCGTCCGACTGACGGCGGTCGTCACCGCCGTTGACAAACCGTCCCGCACCGTGACGTTGCGCCATGCCGATGGTGGTCTGGAGGAGGTTACCGCGGGCCCTGATGTCAGGAACTTCGATCAGATTGCCGTCGGCGATACGGTACGCGCCGAATACAACCAGTCGACCAGTATCTTCGCCCGACCGCCGCAGTCCGGAGCCTCCTCGGCCGAAGGCCAGTCCATCAGCCGCGCGGCTCCTGGTGAGAAGCCCGGTGGAACCGCCGCTGTGAACCAGGAAGCCACGGGCACGGTCGAGGATATCGACCAGGACCGACGGGTTGTCACGGTGCGTGGTCCGCAAGGCCGCACCCAAAAGGTCTTGGTCGCACCAGATGTTCAGGGCTTGGAGAACGTCCGGCAGGGCGACGAGGTCGTGATCCGACACACGGCAGCCCTGACCATCGTCGTCGAGAAATAGCGCCGATGACCAGTCTCCCGGTTTTTCCGATCCCGGCACGCCCAAGGCGCAGCGCTCATTGCAAGGTGGCGAGACATGAAGAAGGTGATCGGACTGGCTGCAGCCGTCGAGATGATTCCGGATGGCGCCGCGCTCATGATCGGCGGATTCATGGGGGCCGGCACACCGCCGCGCCTCATCGACGAACTGGTCCGCCAAGGGCGGCGGGACCTGACCGTCATTGCCAACGACACCGCGCGTCCCGGCGTCGGAATTGGCAAGCTCGTGGCGGCAAAGCTGGTGCACCGGATGATCACCAGCCACATCGGCACGAACCCCGAGACGCAACGCCAGATGATCGCCGGCGAGATCGAAGTCGAGCTGGTGCCGCAGGGTACGTTGGCCGAGCGCATACGAGCTGCCGGTTTCGGACTGGGCGGTGTTCTGACGCCGACCGGTGTCGGAACCACGGTCGCGGAAGGCAAGAAGACCGTGACGGTGAACGGCAACGTGTTTCTGCTGGAACTCCCGCTGAACGCCGATTTTGCCCTGATCAATGCCAAGCGCGCCGACTATTACGGGAACTTGGAATACTCGCTCACCGCGCGCAACTTCAACCCGGCCATGGCCATGGCGGCCGCCACGGTGATCGCGGAGGCCGAGGACATCGTGCCCGTCGGGGTCATCTCACCCGACGCCGTCGGCACGCCTCATGTCCTGGTCAGCCACCTTATCGGCAAGGAGCGCGGCCATGGATGAGAAGGAACTGATCGCCAAGCGCGTGGCGCTTGAGCTGAAGGATGGGGACTTGGCCAACCTCGGCATCGGCTTGCCCACCTTGGTGGCGCGGCATCTGCCGGCCGGCGTGCGGGTGTTCTTTCAATCGGAAAATGGGATCATTGGCATGCAGCCTCTGCCCGAAGAGGGCTTCGCCTGGAGCGATCTGACCGACGCTGGCGGCAGCCCGATCGGCGCGGTACCGGGAGCCGCGGCGTTCGACAGTGCGCTTTCCTTTGGTCTGATCCGCGGCGGCCACCTGGACGTGACGGTGCTGGGTGGTCTGCAGGTCGATGAAGAGGGGCATCTCGCCAACTGGACGGTGCCCGGCAAAATGGTGCCCGGAATGGGCGGCGCTATGGACTTGGTGACCGGCGCCAAGCGGGTGATCGTGGCGATGACCCACACCGCCAAGGGCGCGCCCAAGATCGTCAAGCGCTGCACGCTGCCGTTGACCGCCGTGCGCCGGGTCAGCTTGGTCGTTACCGACTTGGCCGTGATCGAGCCGACGAACGGCGGGCTTGTGCTGCGGGAGGTTGCTCCCGGCGTCACTCCAGAGCAGGTGCTGAACGCCACGGAGGCGAGCCTGATCATTCCCACGGAGGTTCCGACGATGCGCTTGGCGGCCAGCCCCACCTGACACACTTGGGTTCCACGTCGACTTTCTTCCCAATGCTCGATCCGCGAAAGGTCCTCACCATGTTGAAGGTTCCGCTGTGGTCCGGCCTGACAACCGCATTGGCGCTGTCGTCCTTGATGCTAAGTGGATGCGTTTCCCAAAGCGCTTACGATCAGCTGAGATCGCAAAACCAGCAGCTGCAATCGCAAAACCAGCAACTCCAACAACAGGTTGCCACTCAGCAGAACCATATCGTCCGGCTGCAGGGGGCCATTGCCTACACCGTGAACTCCGATCTGCTCTTCCGGCCGGGCAGCTGGCAAATGACGAAGAGGGGAGAAGAGATCATTGCGGGCTATGCAAAGAGGCTGGCCGCGACGCAGCAGAACAAGCTGCTGGTGAACGGCTACACCGATGACGCGCCGATTGGTCCGGCGCTGCAGCGGCAGGGCATCACCACAAATCAGGAACTGTCGCAGAAGCGCGCGGAAGCGGTGATGCAGTATCTCATCTCGCAGGGCGTGAATCCGGATATGATTGCGGCGAAGGGATATGGCGATGCCAACCCGGTCGCCTCGAACGAGACGGTGCAAGGTCGGGCAAGAAACCGTCGGGTGGAAATAACGGTCGCGAGTTGAGCCGCACTCGCTAACCGTCATGAAGGATCAAGTGCCTTATGTAGACGGCCCTCTGCTTGCAAGCCGAAAAGGGGTACTGTCAACTTCACGGTCGGTTGGCGACCTGAGGGTCTGAACAACCTGCGTTCTGGATGGTTCTTCCGATCCCGGCACGCCCGGGCTCGCGCCTTTACCATGTGGCGCGAGGCGGTCGGTCTTGCCCCGACCGCCTGAGCGGAACCGAAATCCGGTTGTTTAGACCCCAAGTTCATCAACCTCAAGCGAAGTTGACAGCGCTGCGACGATCTCTCCGGTCGAAGCGACCGCCGACCGGTACCAGCCCATCGAACTCATGGACGAGGCCCAGCCAGCTGGCGGCGTGAAATCGACCGCTGTCAGCGTTGCCCGAAACTACAGTCGTCATGAGCGGTTGAACTGAGTGCAGAACAGGAGATTGGGCTGCTATTAGCAGCGGCTCGGTTCAAAGCGAGCATCGCATCAACACTTCCCAGGAGATCGCCATGCAGATCCGAGAAATCATGACTCGCGATGTCGAAATCGCGTCTCCCGACGACACGATCCAGAAGGCCGCCCAGATGATGAAGGACGTCGACACGGGAATGCTGCCAGTGGGCGAGAATGATCAACTGGTTGGGATGATCACCGACCGGGATATCACCATCCGCGCCACCGCCGAGGGCAAGGGAGTGGACTGTAAGGTGCGCGACGTGATGACGGGCGGGGTCTGCTACGTCTTTGAGGATGAGACCACTGAGGACGCCTCGCGGAACATGAGCAATCTCCAAGTTCGCCGCCTGCCCGTGGTCAATCGCGATAAGCGGCTGGTCGGTATCGTCTCGCTCGGCGACCTTGCCGTAGAGAACCGCGCCGCGGACGAAGCTCAAGGGGCACTCTCGAATGTCTCCAAACCGACGCGTTGATTGGCATGCCGGAAGAGAAGATCAACACCAACGGTATACTGGAGGTGCGTGACGGCTCGGGCGCCAAATGCGGCTTGCTTCACTCTCCAGCGATGGCTTCCGCTTCCGAAGAGAGGCCGGATGAAGGCGATCCGGGTTGGTCATCCCGGATCGCCTGATGTTCTCAGAGAGGGATGCGGATACACTTTGGCGCATAAAGCGCGGTTTCCAGAACCCAACACAGTGAACCGCACCGGGTTTCTCGGAGGCCATGGGCGTTGAGACACAACGTAACAATGGCGCTCCCACCAGCTCACAGCGTGGGCGACTGACCAACCGCTACGCGGATTCCGCTTCCCGCACCAGCCCCTGCTCCTTGGCCCGGTCCAGCAGGTTCTTCACCGACGACCGACTCCAGCGCAGACCTCCACGTGGCGTGCGCTGCCCCATGCCCTGCAGTCGGCGCGCGATGCCATCGAGCGTGATGCCGGGTTCGGCCCGCGCCAGCCCCGCCACCATCAGCACGAGGTCGTCGCTGTCGACCCGCTTGGGCGCCGGGTCGAGGACGTCCTGACGGACCAAGCCCACTGCAGCCAGCCGGCGCACGGCGCGGATCAGGCTGTTGGGCGTCCAGGGCTTACGGTCCCACGGCCTGGTCCGCCCCTGCCCCTTCAGCGCCCGCACGACTTGATCCCATGGCGTCGTCGGCCGCAAGGCTTCGACGGTCGGCAGGAACTCCTGGGCGTGCGCGACGACCAGTTCGTCGCGGGCGGTCTCGCGGCCCTGCCGGGCCTTTTCCAAGGCCGCAGGGTCCCGTCGGCGCAGGCCAGGATTGCCGGGTTCCTTGCCCTTGGCCACCGCGGCCCTGAGCCCGGCAATCGAGCGTTCGCGGATCAGGGCCCGTTCCAACTCGGCCGCGGCGCCGAGAACCTGCAGGGCGAAGCGTCCCTGCGGGCTGGTGGTGTCGATCGGATCGCCCAGCGACTTGAAGGCAATGCCGCGCTGACCCAGGCCGTCGATCACCTCCAGAAGATGGAAGAGCGAGCGCGCCAGCCGGTCGATGCGCGCCACCACCAGCGTGTCGCCCCGCTTCAGACTGGCGAGCGCCTTGGCCAGCACCGGGCGGTCGCGGTCGCCGCCGGAGGCGTGCTCCTCGAAGATGACCGAGCAGCCGGCCTGTTTGAGGGCGAGGAGCTGCGAGTCCGTGGACTGCTCCTCGGTGGAGACGCGGGCGTAGGCGACGAGGGCCATGGGGACTCCTGGGCGGTTCGGGCGGGAAAACGCCCGCCGGCCCCCCTTTGTACAGAAAATCAGTTGGTCTTATCCACCCAGATGAACATGGAGGCATGGTCTGGAACGGCGAAAACGGCACCGCCCGCCGCCCGCCGCCCGCCCGGCCGGTCCCAGCGCGCGATAAAACGCCAGTGAGCGCCGGCTGGTCGGAGGCCGCGGAAGGCGACGAAAGTCGCACGAAACCAGCTGCGGAATGGATCTGGCGGCGGTGACAGCGGCTCTCGTTCGAAAAGGACCACTGACAGATCAACGACATAGCAGCGAGCCAAAGGCCAACCGAGGACGCTTTTCGCATGAACTGCCCGCATTTCGCACGATCCGGTCTGCAAAACGGGGGCAGGCAGGGTGTCGAAGCCCTAGGAATCCGGCTTTTCGCACGAACCACCCGACAACGACAGACAACGACAGGAGCTTTGGATAACGGCGATTATCCAAATCATCGGCGGCGGAGCTCCGAGGCGAGTCGGCAGTTACGGAAGCAAAAGAAGGCTTCGGTATCATTTTCTGGCGCGCCGAGCGATGGCGGAGGCGCCTGCCCATGCCCGACGGTCAGGCGTCCGTCGCGGCGCCGATGCCGAAGCTCCACAGCGGGACAGAGCCCGTGCGCTCCCAACCGGCCCGCTCGTAATCGGCGTGGTTGGAATAATGGACCTCCGCTTCGAGCCGCCTTACCCCGCGGCGGGCGGCCAGATGAACACATCCCTCCAGAAGAACGGGGAGGAAGGCCGCCTCGGCGGCGGGCTCGACAAAGATCTCCACGAGCCGCTCCGTCCACACCATCGCCACCCCGACAACGCGGCCGCCGTCCATCCCCAAGACCACGGGCTGTTTGGTGTCAAGGAAACTCCGCCACCGGAAAGCGACGAGATCCTGCAGGAGTTCGCGGTGATCGCCCCCCTTTCCAGACAGCGGATCCGCGTCCAGGACCTCCAGCAGCTCCCGACAGAACTGCCGAAGCGCCGGGATGTCGGCGGCGGTGGCCGGCCGGACGCACGGTACGGAGGCGCCGAGACGGGTGGCCGGTGACAAAAGAAGCAATGGCTCCCCTGGGCTCGCCATGCTCCGCGTCGTTCCTTCGCGGAACCCTCTCTGATGCAGCCGATGCAGCAGTAGGGCCCTCAGGCGACCATGAGAGAACGCGTTCACCCGCTTTTGGATGGTGGTCCAGTCCTCAAGATGCCCCGCAGGTCCGGCCGCCGCGTTCGTTGGCTGAGCATCCCGATCGGACCGGGCGGCCTCCAAGGCGCTCATGTCGGCATCCAGTGCGGACAACGCACGCGCCGCCGATGTGACGGTCCGCTCCAGTCCGATCTCCTTCGCCAACTCCGTGATGACCTCGATGAGGGCTTGCGTGAGGACCGCTTGCGGCAACGCCGGATCCATGCGCTCCTGCCGCAGATCGGATCGGCACGTTGCACAGCGCCACAGAGGGCGCCGGAGCCGCCCGCCGAGCACGGACAGCGGAGACCGGCACGTCGGGCAGCACGGATTGAGCCAAACCTGATGCTCTGTGCAGACCCGGAACAAGGTTCCCCGCCATTGCCAGCGGACATAGGGGATGGGGTCCGCCGCCCAGCAGCCGGGACAAAAGCGTGGGCTGCGCAGCGCTCCCGTCCACATCGCAGAGGCGGTTGGAGAAAAGCGCTGCGCCTGCTCGAACCACGGAACGGGGATTCCAGTGCGTTGCGCGAGAAGCATGAAGGTTCGACGCGGCAGTCCGTTGTCGAGGTCGGCCGGATGGCGACCGAAGACCCCACGAAACTCAAAAAGAAGGGCTTGCGGCCCCACCGCGCTTGCCCAGGCATAACGGCTGAACCAGCTGCTGAGGAGCTCACCCTCGATGGGGGCCGGCTCGGACGCCCAATGGTGCGCCCCCTGACTGGGCCGGCCCCGTTCGAGCGGCTCGCAGGAATACACCTCGCCGTGCCCGATGGTCGGCAAGCGGCCCGCCATCAGGAAAGCCCGCGCAATTCGTCCGGTGAGAATCGCTTCGAAGGCGGCTCCAGCTTCAGGGAGTCAAAGAGGGCCAAGGTGATCTGTTCCTCGCCGACCCGGACCGCCGCCACAGCCGCCGCAGCGATATTCTGCACGATGTCCCCGATCAGGCCTTCCGACACCTGGAAGATCCGCTTGGCCAGGGCCTCATCGGTCAGCTCGGACTTTTGGCGCAACGGCAGGGCGCGCACCAAACTGTTCAGCAGGCGGGCGTAATCAGCGTCGTACTGCCACCGCGGCAAGGACCGGTTGGTCAGCCGCGTACGCAGTTCGCCATCGTTGTGGATCGCTTCCGCCAACGACCGGTCGCCGAT comes from Azospirillum brasilense and encodes:
- a CDS encoding TniQ family protein; the encoded protein is MAGRLPTIGHGEVYSCEPLERGRPSQGAHHWASEPAPIEGELLSSWFSRYAWASAVGPQALLFEFRGVFGRHPADLDNGLPRRTFMLLAQRTGIPVPWFEQAQRFSPTASAMWTGALRSPRFCPGCWAADPIPYVRWQWRGTLFRVCTEHQVWLNPCCPTCRSPLSVLGGRLRRPLWRCATCRSDLRQERMDPALPQAVLTQALIEVITELAKEIGLERTVTSAARALSALDADMSALEAARSDRDAQPTNAAAGPAGHLEDWTTIQKRVNAFSHGRLRALLLHRLHQRGFREGTTRSMASPGEPLLLLSPATRLGASVPCVRPATAADIPALRQFCRELLEVLDADPLSGKGGDHRELLQDLVAFRWRSFLDTKQPVVLGMDGGRVVGVAMVWTERLVEIFVEPAAEAAFLPVLLEGCVHLAARRGVRRLEAEVHYSNHADYERAGWERTGSVPLWSFGIGAATDA